One window of Alosa sapidissima isolate fAloSap1 chromosome 21, fAloSap1.pri, whole genome shotgun sequence genomic DNA carries:
- the zgc:86598 gene encoding STKc_CK2_alpha domain-containing protein isoform X2: MLTSLSKASGRRSILLVMSGPVTSRSRVYPDVNTQRPREYWDYESHVVEWGNQDDYQLVRKLGRGKYSEVFEAINITNNEKVVVKILKPVKKKKIKREIKILENLRGGPNIITLLDIVKDPVSRTPALVFEHVNNTDFKQLYQTLSDYDIRFYMYEILKALDYCHSMGIMHRDVKPHNVMIDHEHRKLRLIDWGLAEFYHPSQEYNVRVASRYFKGPELLVDYQMYDYSLDMWSLGCMLASMIFRKEPFFHGHDNYDQLVRIAKVLGTEDLYDYIDKYNIELDPRFNDILGRHSRKRWERFVHSENQHLVSTEALDFLDKLLRYDHQARLTAREAMEHPYFYPIVKDQARMGSTSGLSTGSTPVSSSSITSMSSSQQPLGNMAGSPVISSPSALATQVPAATGAQP; the protein is encoded by the exons CCGCCGCAGCATTCTCCTGGTCATGTctggtccggtcaccagccgatccCGGGTCTACCCCGACGTCAACACACAGAGGCCGCGCGAGTACTGGGACTATGAGTCACACGTGGTGgagtgggg GAATCAGGATGACTACCAGCTGGTGCGAAAGCTCGGCCGAGGCAAATACAGTGAGGTGTTTGAGGCAATCAACATCACAAACAATGAGAAAGTCGTCGTCAAAATACTAAAG CCAGTAAAGAAGAAGAAAATCAAGCGAGAAATTAAAATTCTAGAAAACCTGCGAGGAGGTCCCAACATCATCACGCTTTTAGACATCGTCAAGGACCCCGTG TCTCGGACGCCAGCTCTGGTTTTTGAACATGTTAACAACACAGACTTCAAG CAATTGTATCAAACGCTATCGGACTACGACATACGGTTTTACATGTACGAGATATTAAAG GCCTTGGACTATTGCCACAGTATGGGAATCATGCACAGAGATGTTAAGCCACACAACGTCATGATTGACCATGAACACAGAAAG CTCCGCCTGATAGACTGGGGTCTTGCAGAGTTCTACCACCCAAGCCAGGAGTACAACGTGCGAGTGGCTTCCCGATACTTCAAGGGACCGGAGCTACTGGTAGACTACCAG aTGTATGACTACAGTTTAGACATGTGGAGCTTAGGATGCATGCTGGCCAGTATGATCTTCAGGAAAGAGCCCTTTTTCCACGGCCACGACAACTATGACCAG CTTGTACGAATCGCAAAAGTCCTGGGCACAGAAGACTTGTATGACTACATTGACAAGTACAACATTGAATTAGACCCTCGGTTTAATGACATATTGGGCAG ACATTCTCGGAAGAGGTGGGAGCGCTTTGTGCACAGTGAGAACCAGCATCTGGTGAGCACAGAGGCCTTGGATTTCCTGGACAAGCTGCTGCGCTACGACCACCAGGCACGCCTCACAGCCCGAGAGGCCATGGAGCACCCCTACTTCT ATCCCATAGTGAAAGACCAGGCAAGGATGGGCTCCACATCAGGACTGTCAACAGGCTCCACCCCCGTCAGCTCGTCCA GCATCACGTCCATGTCCTCCTCCCAGCAGCCGTTGGGCAACATGGCTGGCTCGCCGGTCATCTCGTCCCCCAGCGCTCTGGCCACGCAGGTTCCCGCGGCAACAGGGGCGCAGCCCTGA
- the zgc:86598 gene encoding STKc_CK2_alpha domain-containing protein isoform X1, translating into MLTSLSKASGRRSILLVMSGPVTSRSRVYPDVNTQRPREYWDYESHVVEWGNQDDYQLVRKLGRGKYSEVFEAINITNNEKVVVKILKPVKKKKIKREIKILENLRGGPNIITLLDIVKDPVSRTPALVFEHVNNTDFKQLYQTLSDYDIRFYMYEILKALDYCHSMGIMHRDVKPHNVMIDHEHRKLRLIDWGLAEFYHPSQEYNVRVASRYFKGPELLVDYQMYDYSLDMWSLGCMLASMIFRKEPFFHGHDNYDQLVRIAKVLGTEDLYDYIDKYNIELDPRFNDILGRHSRKRWERFVHSENQHLVSTEALDFLDKLLRYDHQARLTAREAMEHPYFYPIVKDQARMGSTSGLSTGSTPVSSSSMMTGITSMSSSQQPLGNMAGSPVISSPSALATQVPAATGAQP; encoded by the exons CCGCCGCAGCATTCTCCTGGTCATGTctggtccggtcaccagccgatccCGGGTCTACCCCGACGTCAACACACAGAGGCCGCGCGAGTACTGGGACTATGAGTCACACGTGGTGgagtgggg GAATCAGGATGACTACCAGCTGGTGCGAAAGCTCGGCCGAGGCAAATACAGTGAGGTGTTTGAGGCAATCAACATCACAAACAATGAGAAAGTCGTCGTCAAAATACTAAAG CCAGTAAAGAAGAAGAAAATCAAGCGAGAAATTAAAATTCTAGAAAACCTGCGAGGAGGTCCCAACATCATCACGCTTTTAGACATCGTCAAGGACCCCGTG TCTCGGACGCCAGCTCTGGTTTTTGAACATGTTAACAACACAGACTTCAAG CAATTGTATCAAACGCTATCGGACTACGACATACGGTTTTACATGTACGAGATATTAAAG GCCTTGGACTATTGCCACAGTATGGGAATCATGCACAGAGATGTTAAGCCACACAACGTCATGATTGACCATGAACACAGAAAG CTCCGCCTGATAGACTGGGGTCTTGCAGAGTTCTACCACCCAAGCCAGGAGTACAACGTGCGAGTGGCTTCCCGATACTTCAAGGGACCGGAGCTACTGGTAGACTACCAG aTGTATGACTACAGTTTAGACATGTGGAGCTTAGGATGCATGCTGGCCAGTATGATCTTCAGGAAAGAGCCCTTTTTCCACGGCCACGACAACTATGACCAG CTTGTACGAATCGCAAAAGTCCTGGGCACAGAAGACTTGTATGACTACATTGACAAGTACAACATTGAATTAGACCCTCGGTTTAATGACATATTGGGCAG ACATTCTCGGAAGAGGTGGGAGCGCTTTGTGCACAGTGAGAACCAGCATCTGGTGAGCACAGAGGCCTTGGATTTCCTGGACAAGCTGCTGCGCTACGACCACCAGGCACGCCTCACAGCCCGAGAGGCCATGGAGCACCCCTACTTCT ATCCCATAGTGAAAGACCAGGCAAGGATGGGCTCCACATCAGGACTGTCAACAGGCTCCACCCCCGTCAGCTCGTCCAGTATGATGACtg GCATCACGTCCATGTCCTCCTCCCAGCAGCCGTTGGGCAACATGGCTGGCTCGCCGGTCATCTCGTCCCCCAGCGCTCTGGCCACGCAGGTTCCCGCGGCAACAGGGGCGCAGCCCTGA
- the zgc:86598 gene encoding STKc_CK2_alpha domain-containing protein isoform X3: MSGPVTSRSRVYPDVNTQRPREYWDYESHVVEWGNQDDYQLVRKLGRGKYSEVFEAINITNNEKVVVKILKPVKKKKIKREIKILENLRGGPNIITLLDIVKDPVSRTPALVFEHVNNTDFKQLYQTLSDYDIRFYMYEILKALDYCHSMGIMHRDVKPHNVMIDHEHRKLRLIDWGLAEFYHPSQEYNVRVASRYFKGPELLVDYQMYDYSLDMWSLGCMLASMIFRKEPFFHGHDNYDQLVRIAKVLGTEDLYDYIDKYNIELDPRFNDILGRHSRKRWERFVHSENQHLVSTEALDFLDKLLRYDHQARLTAREAMEHPYFYPIVKDQARMGSTSGLSTGSTPVSSSSMMTGITSMSSSQQPLGNMAGSPVISSPSALATQVPAATGAQP; encoded by the exons ATGTctggtccggtcaccagccgatccCGGGTCTACCCCGACGTCAACACACAGAGGCCGCGCGAGTACTGGGACTATGAGTCACACGTGGTGgagtgggg GAATCAGGATGACTACCAGCTGGTGCGAAAGCTCGGCCGAGGCAAATACAGTGAGGTGTTTGAGGCAATCAACATCACAAACAATGAGAAAGTCGTCGTCAAAATACTAAAG CCAGTAAAGAAGAAGAAAATCAAGCGAGAAATTAAAATTCTAGAAAACCTGCGAGGAGGTCCCAACATCATCACGCTTTTAGACATCGTCAAGGACCCCGTG TCTCGGACGCCAGCTCTGGTTTTTGAACATGTTAACAACACAGACTTCAAG CAATTGTATCAAACGCTATCGGACTACGACATACGGTTTTACATGTACGAGATATTAAAG GCCTTGGACTATTGCCACAGTATGGGAATCATGCACAGAGATGTTAAGCCACACAACGTCATGATTGACCATGAACACAGAAAG CTCCGCCTGATAGACTGGGGTCTTGCAGAGTTCTACCACCCAAGCCAGGAGTACAACGTGCGAGTGGCTTCCCGATACTTCAAGGGACCGGAGCTACTGGTAGACTACCAG aTGTATGACTACAGTTTAGACATGTGGAGCTTAGGATGCATGCTGGCCAGTATGATCTTCAGGAAAGAGCCCTTTTTCCACGGCCACGACAACTATGACCAG CTTGTACGAATCGCAAAAGTCCTGGGCACAGAAGACTTGTATGACTACATTGACAAGTACAACATTGAATTAGACCCTCGGTTTAATGACATATTGGGCAG ACATTCTCGGAAGAGGTGGGAGCGCTTTGTGCACAGTGAGAACCAGCATCTGGTGAGCACAGAGGCCTTGGATTTCCTGGACAAGCTGCTGCGCTACGACCACCAGGCACGCCTCACAGCCCGAGAGGCCATGGAGCACCCCTACTTCT ATCCCATAGTGAAAGACCAGGCAAGGATGGGCTCCACATCAGGACTGTCAACAGGCTCCACCCCCGTCAGCTCGTCCAGTATGATGACtg GCATCACGTCCATGTCCTCCTCCCAGCAGCCGTTGGGCAACATGGCTGGCTCGCCGGTCATCTCGTCCCCCAGCGCTCTGGCCACGCAGGTTCCCGCGGCAACAGGGGCGCAGCCCTGA
- the zgc:86598 gene encoding STKc_CK2_alpha domain-containing protein isoform X4: MLTSLSKASGRRSILLVMSGPVTSRSRVYPDVNTQRPREYWDYESHVVEWGNQDDYQLVRKLGRGKYSEVFEAINITNNEKVVVKILKPVKKKKIKREIKILENLRGGPNIITLLDIVKDPVSRTPALVFEHVNNTDFKQLYQTLSDYDIRFYMYEILKALDYCHSMGIMHRDVKPHNVMIDHEHRKLRLIDWGLAEFYHPSQEYNVRVASRYFKGPELLVDYQMYDYSLDMWSLGCMLASMIFRKEPFFHGHDNYDQLVRIAKVLGTEDLYDYIDKYNIELDPRFNDILGRHSRKRWERFVHSENQHLVSTEALDFLDKLLRYDHQARLTAREAMEHPYFYPIVKDQARMGSTSGLSTGSTPVSSSSMMTGTTHTDTCSYMLTG; the protein is encoded by the exons CCGCCGCAGCATTCTCCTGGTCATGTctggtccggtcaccagccgatccCGGGTCTACCCCGACGTCAACACACAGAGGCCGCGCGAGTACTGGGACTATGAGTCACACGTGGTGgagtgggg GAATCAGGATGACTACCAGCTGGTGCGAAAGCTCGGCCGAGGCAAATACAGTGAGGTGTTTGAGGCAATCAACATCACAAACAATGAGAAAGTCGTCGTCAAAATACTAAAG CCAGTAAAGAAGAAGAAAATCAAGCGAGAAATTAAAATTCTAGAAAACCTGCGAGGAGGTCCCAACATCATCACGCTTTTAGACATCGTCAAGGACCCCGTG TCTCGGACGCCAGCTCTGGTTTTTGAACATGTTAACAACACAGACTTCAAG CAATTGTATCAAACGCTATCGGACTACGACATACGGTTTTACATGTACGAGATATTAAAG GCCTTGGACTATTGCCACAGTATGGGAATCATGCACAGAGATGTTAAGCCACACAACGTCATGATTGACCATGAACACAGAAAG CTCCGCCTGATAGACTGGGGTCTTGCAGAGTTCTACCACCCAAGCCAGGAGTACAACGTGCGAGTGGCTTCCCGATACTTCAAGGGACCGGAGCTACTGGTAGACTACCAG aTGTATGACTACAGTTTAGACATGTGGAGCTTAGGATGCATGCTGGCCAGTATGATCTTCAGGAAAGAGCCCTTTTTCCACGGCCACGACAACTATGACCAG CTTGTACGAATCGCAAAAGTCCTGGGCACAGAAGACTTGTATGACTACATTGACAAGTACAACATTGAATTAGACCCTCGGTTTAATGACATATTGGGCAG ACATTCTCGGAAGAGGTGGGAGCGCTTTGTGCACAGTGAGAACCAGCATCTGGTGAGCACAGAGGCCTTGGATTTCCTGGACAAGCTGCTGCGCTACGACCACCAGGCACGCCTCACAGCCCGAGAGGCCATGGAGCACCCCTACTTCT ATCCCATAGTGAAAGACCAGGCAAGGATGGGCTCCACATCAGGACTGTCAACAGGCTCCACCCCCGTCAGCTCGTCCAGTATGATGACtggtacaacacacacagatacatgcagCTACATGTTGACTGGTTAA